The sequence CACCGTGGAAGACACGTACCGGCAGGTCATCAGCTGTGACAAGAGCATCTGCACCCTGCAGATCACGGACACCACGGGCAGCCACCAGTTCCCGGCCATGCAGCGGCTATCCATCTCCAAAGGGCACGCATTCATCCTGGTCTACTCCATCACCAGCCGGCAGTCTCTGGAGGAGCTCAAGCCCATCTATGAACAGATCTGCGAGATCAAAGGGGACGTGGAGAGCATCCCCATCATGCTGGTGGGGAACAAGTGTGACGAGAGCCCGAGCCGCGAAGTGGAGAGCAGCGAGGCCGAGGTGCTGGCCCGCAAGTGGAAGTGCGCCTTCATGGAGACCTCGGCCAAGCTCAACCTCAATGTGAAGGAGCTCTTCCAGGAGCTGCTCAACCTGGAGAAGCGCAGGACCGTGAGCCTCCAAATCGACGGGAAAAAGAGCAagcagcagaaaaggaaagagaagctcAAGGGCAAGTGCGTGGTGATGTGAACCGCCCTCCCGTGGGAGCAACGGTTGTGTTTCCCCTCTCCGCCCCTCCCCGTCCCACGTGACACCCGCCGTCGTCAGGGTAGCATGTCAGACGCCCACGTGTTAAATAGTGCATTTTGATTGAGACGTGCCCAACTGTCCTCAGAGGGCATTCCACACCACCACCGATAAGCACCCCCTCTCCAGAATCAGGGAATCTGACAGATGCTTGGAAAACCAACACGCTCGGCATCGCAGGGAACCCAAGGGACATCAGCCGTTTCTGGAGGCATCCTTGGCcctcaggaggcaggaaggctCGTGTCTGCGGAAGGAGAGTGTGCTGTGCTGACAGCAGGAGGTACCATCTGGATACACATGAGAGCACATTAACCCAGAGCTGCAGGCACCACCCCCCAGA comes from Cervus canadensis isolate Bull #8, Minnesota chromosome 30, ASM1932006v1, whole genome shotgun sequence and encodes:
- the DIRAS2 gene encoding GTP-binding protein Di-Ras2, which codes for MPEQSNDYRVAVFGAGGVGKSSLVLRFVKGTFRESYIPTVEDTYRQVISCDKSICTLQITDTTGSHQFPAMQRLSISKGHAFILVYSITSRQSLEELKPIYEQICEIKGDVESIPIMLVGNKCDESPSREVESSEAEVLARKWKCAFMETSAKLNLNVKELFQELLNLEKRRTVSLQIDGKKSKQQKRKEKLKGKCVVM